In one Thermosipho ferrireducens genomic region, the following are encoded:
- a CDS encoding L-Ala-D/L-Glu epimerase encodes MSKIVNVEFKLRTYEYYKPFHITGSISESSTNIEVVIETDAGVKGYGEISPSFRVNGEKVEALYKLEEAVKESIIGMDVKEYRKIFEVLDRFFSTPSVKAGVQYAVLDAFSEEIETPVYYLLGGLKEEIETDRTVGMDTIENMVKEAKKIFSEGFNVIKIKVGENLRKDIEVVGEIAKETKGAKYIVDANMGYTPKQAIEFARVLYRRGIDISVFEQPVVASDIEGLKYIRFNSTYPVAADESARSKYDVYRLIKEEAVDFINIKLMKSGISDALAIIEMTKTANLQLMIGCMGESSLGINQSVNIALGTGAFVFHDLDSHLMLKENAFRGKFKQENAKIKIL; translated from the coding sequence ATGAGCAAGATTGTGAATGTGGAATTTAAATTAAGAACTTACGAATATTATAAACCTTTCCATATTACAGGAAGCATTTCAGAAAGTTCCACTAACATAGAGGTAGTTATAGAAACTGATGCAGGTGTTAAGGGATATGGTGAGATATCTCCTTCATTCAGGGTTAATGGTGAAAAGGTTGAAGCGCTTTATAAACTTGAAGAAGCGGTAAAAGAAAGTATTATTGGGATGGATGTAAAAGAATATAGAAAAATATTCGAAGTACTTGACAGATTTTTTTCAACACCCAGTGTAAAAGCGGGAGTACAGTACGCAGTGCTTGACGCATTTTCAGAAGAAATTGAAACTCCTGTGTATTATCTTCTTGGTGGGTTAAAAGAAGAAATCGAAACAGATAGAACAGTTGGAATGGATACTATCGAAAACATGGTAAAAGAAGCTAAGAAAATTTTTTCAGAAGGGTTTAATGTAATCAAAATCAAAGTGGGAGAAAATTTGAGAAAAGATATAGAAGTGGTCGGAGAAATAGCGAAAGAAACTAAAGGAGCAAAATACATAGTGGATGCTAACATGGGATATACTCCAAAGCAGGCAATAGAATTTGCAAGAGTGCTTTACAGAAGAGGAATTGACATCTCGGTTTTTGAACAACCTGTCGTGGCAAGTGATATTGAAGGATTAAAATATATCAGGTTTAATTCAACGTATCCTGTTGCAGCTGATGAAAGCGCAAGAAGTAAATATGATGTTTATAGATTAATAAAGGAAGAGGCTGTGGATTTTATTAACATAAAACTTATGAAATCAGGTATATCAGATGCTCTTGCAATTATTGAAATGACAAAGACAGCAAATCTCCAGCTTATGATAGGATGTATGGGAGAATCAAGTCTGGGTATAAATCAAAGTGTTAATATTGCACTTGGAACAGGAGCATTTGTATTTCACGATCTTGATTCGCATTTAATGTTAAAAGAAAATGCATTTCGCGGAAAATTTAAGCAGGAAAATGCTAAAATCAAAATTTTGTGA